The Manduca sexta isolate Smith_Timp_Sample1 chromosome 17, JHU_Msex_v1.0, whole genome shotgun sequence genome includes a window with the following:
- the LOC119189551 gene encoding uncharacterized protein LOC119189551 translates to MHQENGQVERYCRTVLNMLRIEVNHRHESWSDVLWRPQLVLNVNKQKSTQCSALNLLIGSDATTPAINALIRDITLDGSSPNREAYRTMRRQRTEDLLAQNQAKQDARVNRDRKAPRPFAVNDKVFVKKSSQTTDKLDSGIRGPYRILKALPNNRYELQLLAGSYGKITQAAAEYMIPWQGEWTPETCSAFFECHEDVTNENAQPEEGPSVEDSIGDAALSGEAVLAVNSK, encoded by the exons ATGCATCAAGAGAATGGCCAAGTAGAAAGATATTGCCGAACAGTCCTGAACATGCTTAGGATAGAAGTAAATCATAGACACGAATCCTGGTCCGATGTACTTTGGAGGCCACAATTGGTGTTAAATGTCAACAAGCAGAAAAGTACTCAATGTTCAGCGCTCAATCTGCTTATCGGTAGCGATGCAACCACTCCTGCTATCAATGCCCTCATCCGAGACATAACCCTTGATGGCTCCTCGCCGAATCGCGAAGCTTACCGTACAATGAGACGGCAAAGGACTGAGGATTTACTAGCTCAAAATCAGGCTAAACAGGATGCGCGTGTCAATAGAGACCGGAAGGCACCTAGGCCTTTTGCTGTGAACGACAAGGTTTTTGTCAAAAAATCCTCTCAAACTACTGATAAACTGGACAGCGGCATCCGGGGTCCATACCGTATTCTAAAAGCATTGCCTAATAATCGCTATGAGTTACAGCTTCTGGCGGGTTCTTATGGTAAAATTACACAAGCCGCAGCCGAATACATGATACCATGGCAAGGCGAGTGGACCCCTGAGACATGTTCAGCTTTTTTTGAAT GTCATGAAGATGTGACAAATGAAAACGCACAACCAGAGGAAGGACCATCAGTTGAAGACAGCATCGGGGACGCTGCTCTGTCAGGAGAGGCCGTGTTAGCTGTCAATTCGAAATAA